From the genome of Sinanaerobacter sp. ZZT-01:
TAGAGCTTTTAAGACGCATTTTACAACCTTTTCAATCTTTTGGGAAAAATTCATTTTTCATTTTAATATTCAACTCCCAATCGAGCATCAATTCCCGCATTATAATAATGTTTTATTTCCCGCATCTCTGTTACCAAATCCGCACGTGCAATCAGTTCTTCAGGTGCATAGCGCCCGGTCAAAATCACTTCGGTATTCTCTGCTTTTAAATCCAAAGTCTCCAAGACATCCTCCAGCTTTAACAAATGAAAAAACAAGGCAGTATTTATCTCATCAAAGACTACCATATCATATTCATCGGAGCTGAGGATTTGCTTCATACGGTTCAAGCCCTTCTGCGCATCCTCAAAATCCCTTTGTTCCGGTTCCTGCCCGACAAAGCAATCATTCCCAAATTGCTCCATCGTTAGGTTTTCAAAATAATTTACTGCTTTCAGCTCACTGTAAGGCTTTCCTTTCATAAATTGTCCAAAAAAAACTTTGTTTCCTGCACATAAGCTGCGAAGAGAAATTCCTAACGCTGCAGTGGTTTTACCCTTTCCGTTCCCGGTGTAGAGCTGAATGTATCCTTTTTCAATCGCCATCTTTACCTCACCTCTCTTGTTTTATCATACTTATATTCTTTATATACCCGCGCAATCTCTTCTGCAATCTTAATTCCATCCACTGCCGCAGAAACAATTCCACCTGCATATCCTGCTCCCTCTCCTGCCGGATAAATTCCTTCTATGTTACACATATACTTTCTATTCCTTAAGATACGGACTGGTGAAGAGCTTCGGCTCTCCAGTGCCGTCATGACCGCATCCTCTCGATCAAATCCTTGGATTTTTCTTCCGAGAAACGGCAAAGCTTCCTTGATCGACTCCGTAACAAATGCAGGTAAGCACTTTCTTAAGTCTGTCCAACAAACACCAGGCTTATAAGTGGGTTGTATTTTATTTTGAACATCCCCAGTATCCTTTGAAGGCATCCGATCATTCAAAAAATCTCCAACTCTTTGCGCAGGTGCATGATAATTCTTCCCGCCAAGTTCAAAAGCAAGTCTCTCATACTTTTGTTGAAAATATATCCCTGCAAGCGGATGCTCTGACTCAAAATCCTCAGTCCGCACATCTACCAATAATCCACTGTTCGCATTTTCCAAATCTCTGCTACGGTAACTCATGCCGTTGGTAACGACACCGCCCTCCTCAGAAGCGGCAGCGATGACCAGACCACCGGGACACATGCAGAACGTATAGACGCCTCTCCCATCTCTACAATGATGGGAAAGTTTATAATCAGCAGCTCCAAGGCGGTATTCGCTGTATCGTTTGCCATACTGCGATTCATCAATCATAGATTGCGGATGTTCAATTCTTACACCCATAGAAAACGGTTTTTGTTCCATCTCAACAGAGGATTCATGAAGCATCTGAAGCGTATCTCTTGCACTGTGCCCCAAGGCTAAGACAACAAAATCAGAAGGGATAAATTCGCCTTGATTGACAAATACGCCACTGACACGACCATTCTTTTTTTCAAAAGAAGTCATCTGGCTTTCAAAATGAATCTCACCTCCTAAATTTAGAATCTGCTCTCTGATATTAACAACCACTTTACGGAGTACATCTGTTCCAATGTGAGGCTTTTGCTTATAAAGAATGTCTCTGTTGCTTCCTGCAGCTACCAGCTCTTCCAGAACTTTTCTCACTCTTGGATCTTTTATTTGCGTTGTCAGCTTTCCGTCTGAAAACGCACCCGCTCCACCTTCACCAAACTGCACATTGGAATGAATGTCTAGCTTTCCATCCTCCCAAAAGCGCTGCACCTCTTCCGTACGTTGCTCCATTGCTCTTCCCCGTTCCAGTACCAAAGGACGCAAACCCATTTGCGCAAGAAGCAAAGCACAAAACATCCCACAGGGTCCAAATCCAACGACTAAAGGTCGTTTCGTCATTCGATTTTTTACATCGACACCACCGTCTAAATTGCTGTTTTGGTCTATACAAATTCTCGGAATCACATATTCATATTGTCTCGCTACAACAGGTTCTAGTTTTATTTTTTTATTTTTTCTCAATAAAGTTTCTTCTGCGCTTCTGCGTTCTTCTTCATTTTTAAAAGATTTGTTTTCTATTGATGCAAGCTCAAAATCAATCGAATGAACTCGCTTTATATTTCCTTTATCTCTCGCATCCAGTGACTCCTTTACGATATTCCAAGAGCTAAGTTCTAACTCCTTGCAACGTAACTTTCTTCGAATGGCGTCCGGCAAATGAGAGAGCGGTTCCATTACATCTAATTTTATTTCATGTATACGTAACATTTTTTACTCCTTTGCAGCCGCTTTTCCCGCTCCATATCCGGAGCTCCAAGCCCATTGTAAATTAAAGCCTCCGCAGCGTCCGTCAACATCAATTAATTCCCCTGCAAAATATAACCCCGGAACCAAAAGGGATTCCAGCGTTTTCGGATCAATTTCTTCTACCGATATACCACCGCAGGTCACTTGTGCCTCTTTGAATGACTTTGTCCCAGCAAGCTTCAAGTTCCAATGCTTCATTAAAAAAGTCAGTTCTTTTATCTTTGATTCTGTCACTCGGTAAACAGCTTCCTCTTTTTTTATTTGGCTGCGATTTAACAGTGCCGCTGCTAATTTTTCATGAATCAATCCTTTCAAGAAAAGACTCATCGAGTGCTCTGATTCTCGTTTTTGTTTTTCTATAAGTATATCTAATAATTCGGCTTCCGAAAAATTTGGAAACAAATCAATCTCCACCTCATAGGAAGCTAACTCGTCCAAACTTTTAAATCGAACAAATCTGCTGATATTAAAGACACAAATACCGGAAATCCCTTCTTCCGTAAACTGAATTTCTCCCGTATCGACTGCCAGTTCAGCCCCTTCACAAAGCAATCTCACTTTTCCCTTTGCTCTTACGCCTTTGCAACCTCCAAAGCTTTTTTTATCACACAAAAGCGGTACCAATGCCGGAATCGGTTTTACTATATGGTGTCCAAATTCTTTCGCAAGCACATAGCCCTCTCCGGTGGAACCATATTGCAGTCCTGCCTTTCCTCCTGTTGACAAAATCACTTTTTCGGAAAAAAAGCATGTCGAATCATCAATATCCACTTTAAAAAAATCACCATTTTTACGAATGTTTTTTACATTAGAAGAAGCTCTCACGCAGATGCCAAGCTGCTGTATTTCTGCTTCCAGTGCTTCCTTAATGATAGCGCCCTGCCCGGAATAAGGATAAATACGGCCCTCTGCCTCCTCTCTTGACAAAACACCCATTTGTAAAAAAATTTCCTCCGTCCTGCTCACATCCAGCTGTGAAAGTATGTCAAAAGAAAAAGGTATCTTCTCTTTTTTTTCATGTGCAGCTGCGACTTCTTCTTGCCCTCTTAGATCATAGGGTGTGCAGTATTTATTCATAAAATTGCAGCGTCCATTCCCGGTCGCCAATAATTTTTTCCCCAATAAGGTATTTTTTTCTAAGAGAAGAATTTCATTTCCCTTTCCCGTGCTTCTTGCGGCTGCAATGGCTGCCATCATTCCGGATGCACCACCGCCCACAATCATAATTTTCCATCGACATTTCTTCTCTTTTTGCATATACAAGCTCCTTCTACCTAAAAGATATAAAATAATTATACACTTTTTTTACCTATCAGTCATTTTATTTGTTTGTTTCTTTAAATGGCACTTTACGTCTGCTTGTTTTTCACTTTATTTTTTGCTATAATACATTAATTATAATCACTTATGGATTTTTAGAATCCATAAGTGGTGGTTCCCTTCTTTTTATATGTTATATGGCAATAAAAAATTTCAGAGAGGTAAAAAATATGAGAGCGGTTATTACAGTCGTAGGAAACGACACAGTCGGGATTCTTTCCAAAGTCAGCGGTATTTGCGCAGAATATAATATTAATGTTGAAGACGTCACACAAAGCATACTCCAAGGGGTCTTCGCTATGATTATGATGGTCGATATGAGCCATTGTGCGGTAGATATCCCAACATTAAAGAAGAGCTTCGAAAAAGCCCAGGAAGAAATGGGTGTTGAAATCCGCCTGACACGTACCGAAGTATTTGATGCGATGCACCGGATTTAAATCCTTGCAAAGAACTCATACAATAGAAAGGATTCTTACACTATATGATTAATACAAATGATATCTTAGAAACCATTCACATGATTAACGACGAAAGTTTGGATGTCCGAACTGTTACTATGGGTATCTCTCTTCTGGATTGTGCAGATGAAGATCCAAAAAAAGCCTGTGAAAAAATATACAATAAGATTACCGAAAAAGCAAAGGATTTGGTTCCTGTTGTTGAGAGAATCAGCAATGAATACGGTATTCCCGTCGTAAACAAAAGAATCAGCGTAACTCCGATTTCTATGCTGCTGGCAAGTGCTAAAGATGCGAATCCTGTGGATTATGCAATTGCCTTGGATCAGGCAGCAAAAAAGGTGGGCGTTAACTTTATCGGTGGATTTTCTGCTCTGGTTCATAAAGGGTTCAGCGCAGGCGATCAAGAATTGATTTCCTCCATTCCTGAAGCTTTATCGAAAACAGATTTTGTCTGTTCCTCAGTCAACATTGGTTCTACCAAAAGTGGAATCAATATGGATGCAGTAAAGATAATGGGAGCCACTATCAAACGTGCCGCAGAGCTTACAAAAGACAAGCAATGTCTAGGTGCTGCAAAATTAGTAGTATTTTGTAATGCTCCAGAAGATAATCCGTTCATGGCAGGAGCATTTCACGGTGTAGGAGAACCAGACTGCGTCATCCACGTCGGCGTCAGCGGTCCCGGTGCAGTTCGTGCCGCTCTTGAAAAAAATGCAAAAGGCTGCCGTACTGATGAAGTTGCCGAGCTGATAAAGCGAACAGCCTTTAAAATTACAAGAATGGGTCAACTTGTGGGAACGCTTGCTGCTGAAGCTTTAGGTGTACCTTTCGGTATCGTGGACCTCAGTCTTGCACCAACTCCTGCAATCGGAGACAGCGTAGCAAATATTTTAGAAGAAATCGGTTTAGAAAGCTGCGGCTGCTGTGGTACAACTGCTGCACTTGCCATGTTGAACGATGCCGTAAAAAAAGGCGGTGTCATGGCCAGCAACCATGTCGGAGGTCTCTCCGGTGCTTTTATTCCAGTCAGTGAAGATGATGGTATGATTGCAGCTGTCCGCAAAGGTAGTTTGACGATGGAAAAGCTGGAAGCCATGACGGCTGTCTGTTCAGTAGGAATTGATATGGTAATTATTCCCGGAGACACTAGTGATGCGGTTATCAGCGCGCTGATTGCTGACGAAGCCGCAATCGGCATGGTGAACAGCAAAACCACTGCTGTAAGAGTCATCCCTGCAATCGGAAAGAAAATTGGCGATGAGCTTGACTTTGGAGGACTTCTCGGCTATGCGCCAGTCATGCCGATTAGTACCTATTCACCAGAAGTTTTCATAAACCGCGGCGGCAGACTGCCCTCTCCGCTTCAAGCCTTAAAAAATTGATTAAAGAGGTATTCTATTGTTTCGATTTATAAAATCCATACTTCGTATTCTTGTGCTTTGTATTATGGTCAGTGTACTTGTTTACACATATGCCCGGTATTTAGAGCCTAAAATGCTGCAAACCAAGGACATAACCATTCTTTCCACACAGGTTCAAAACCAAGCGGAAAATTTAACGATTGTTGCATTTGCAGATACGCATTTCAGTGAGTATTATACCTGTAAAGATTTTCAAAAGGTAGTAACGCAAATCAACAGCCTAAATCCAGATTTAGTTTTTTTCTTAGGTGACTTAATTGATAATTACGATACTTATGATGATGATACCAACGAAATATCAAAGCAGTTATCTTCGATTGAAGCAAAAATCGGTAAATTAGCTATTTTCGGTAATCACGATTACGGTGGCGGATCTGAAAATTATTATGAAACGATCATGAATGACGGCGGCTTCCATGTTTTAATCAATGAATATTACGGTTTGGACGATTCTGGAATCGGTATTATCGGCATCGATGATATGCTGATTGGATACGGAAACAGCGAAATCGCGTCCTACAGCCGTCCCGATTACTTTAATCTTGTATTATGTCACGAGCCGGATGTAATTGATGAAATACTGAATTATAATGTTGATCTTATGCTCTCCGGACATACCCATGGAAGACAGGTAGATATTCCACTTTTTGACTCCTATATTCTTCCACCTTATGGAAAAAAATATCCAAAAGGACACTATACTTTTGAGAATGAACGGAGAACACAGCTTTACGTTAATTCGGGCCTCGGCACCACAAAGCTGCCTTTACGCTTTTTGTCACCGCCAGAAATTACACATCTTCTTCTTCAATCAGAAACCAACGAAGATTGAGCTACTTTTATATAAAGTTTAAGAAGAAAACAAATTGAATTTTCTATTAGGACTAAAAAAAGAAACACGAAGTGAATCACTTCGTGTTTCTTTTTTATGCACTCTTCCCATTTGTATACTCTGAAAAAGCAATTTCATAGGGCTTCCGCTTTTTATAGAGTGTTACTGTCTTATACCCTAATTTCTTTAACAGTTCGACGGTCTCTTGAAAGCCAGCTCCGATTTCCGGTGCACTATGTGCATCAGAACCGATTGTAAGATGCGTACCGCCAAGTTTCTTATAAAGAGATAAAATATCCCAATCCGGCATCAGACCTGCGGAATATTGTCTTAATCCTGAGGTATTGACTTCAATCCCTTTTCCTTTTTTAATGACTTCCTTTAGAATCTCCGTTATTTTTTCCTCGTATTCCTCTATAAGATTTATTTTTATTCCGGATCTGGCACAATACCTTTTTATTAAATCAAAATGAGCTAAGCAATCAAATTTTCCCCATTGAACAAGTTCATAAAGACTATCTATATATTTTTGCATATAAAACGATCGATTGGCTTGCGTGTAGTCAATATCACCGAAATCAACATCTCCTTTGATCTTATGTGCAGAAGCTAAAACAAAGTCAAAGGGATATTCATTTATCAGCTTTTCGCTGTAAATTGGATAAATATGTGGCTGACCCAATTCCACCCCATACTTTATCACAAGCAATCCTTTAAAAATTTGGCGTGCCTCTTCTATCTCTTTAAAAAATAGCTCCGGTTGATAAAAAACATATTCTTGATTCACCTGCGTTGGTTCAAAATGGTCTGTAATTGCAATTTCCTTTACCCCTTTTGAAATGGCAGATTGACAAACATCCATTAATGTATCTTTACCATCCGTAGAATTTGTTGTGTGTACGTGATAATCATAGTAATACATGTTTACCTCCATCCTTCTCTTTCCCTCAATACCTATATTAAATCTGTATGATTAAATCAAGTATAAGCGCAAGTTAAATGCAGGTTAAATTGCAAATAATATTTATCCTGCAATAGATTCCAATTTGCTTTTAGCTAGTTGAAAACTTCTTTCTAATAATGCGTCCCGTTTTATGTCCTCTAACTTTACCAATCGCTCCTTTGCCTCATTCCAATTTTCCTGATTGATGTACAGATAAACTTCATTGATTAATAGGTTCGGTTCCAATGCCTTATTTTTCCGCCACTTTTCAAAGTCCGTTTTATGTTCTTCCATTATTTGAATCGCCATTTTTGACTCATTCAATAAGAAGTGATAATAAGCTAGATTATGGTAATATATCGCTTTGATAATTCCTGAGAGCGCTTTCTCTTCCATTTGCAGCAACACGTCTTTGGCTTCTTGATACTGTTGCTTTTCACAGTATGCGACGGAAAGGCTGATGAGGAGCTGATTGCGGTTAAAATCGGATTTTATCTTTTTCAATAATGTATCAATCTGCTCAATAAACAAATCCAGCGTTTCTTCCTGATACAGCATCGAGTTCATCCCCATTAATTTTTTTTGGAACTTAAACTGCCAAACTGCATTGATGATTCCAGTAAGCAAAATCACAATGATCGAACCGATAATGTATCCACGCATCATTACCGGATACGGGATGTCGCAAACTCCCTGTACGATTAGTAAAAGAATACCCAAAAGAATACCAATGCCAAATATCACCTTTATTTTATGCTTCCAATACTGACTCATAATCCACTTCCCCCTCCATAATCTCTTTAATATATTCCTCATTTGCATATACAATTGCATCTGCGGCACTATGAAATAAATGGTTTTCGCCAATTATTTCAATTAAGTTCCCCCTTTTCAGAAGCTCCAGTACCTTTGGCTGTACACTCGTGAGCATCACCTGTGTCCCATCTTCACTCAAATAGCGTACAGTCTCTACGAGCCCTTGTACGCCTGATAAGTCCATCATAGGCACACCTCGCATTGATAAAATCAAAACAGACGTACCCTTTAGCTGCACCAATTGCTGATTCAACTTTTCTACCACAGCAAAAAATATCGTACCTGTAAGATAAGCAACTTGAACCTGCTTTGGTACAGCAGGAATGTCAATTCCAATTTTCTGTAATCTCATATTATCTACTTTGCTGATTGTAATATCGATATCCGTTAACCGTATAAGGATGAAAAAAGAAGAGAAGGCCACGCCGATAATAATAGCCTGCGTCAAATCAAGTGCTACCGTTGCCACCATTGTAATGAAAAATTTCATCATGCCCCATTTAAATTTATGTTCAAATATGTAATTTATATTTTTCCAATCATTCATTCGCCACGCTGTTACCAACAAAACACCTGCTAATGCCGATAATGGAATCTCTGACATAACGGGAGTCAATAAAAACATAGATAGGAGCAGTCCTATCGCATGAATAATCCCACAAACTCGTGTCTGTCCTCCTGATTTGATGGCAACGCTACTTCTTGCAATTGCAGCAGTAGCCGGAACACCGCCGAAAATAGGAATAAGCATGTTACCAATACCCTGTGCGATTAATTCTTGATCGCCATTCAGCTTCTCATTTTTCAATTTGCCTGCTGAAGCGCCACAAAGCAAGCTTTCAATCATTGCCAATGCCGCTATAGATAATGCAGGAACAAAAAAATCCCAAAACTGATTCAACGGTAACTGAAAAATGTCCAAACGTTCCGGTAAAAATAATGTTTTCGGTATCTCTCCGACGACCGCAACCTTAAATTGGAAAAATCCATTAACCAACAAGACTAAAATCAAGGAAGCAAGTGAAGATGGGAAAAAAGCATCCCACTTCTTAGGCCACGCCAGCATCACTACGATCACGATACATCCCAAAGCCAATGTCTCTAGATCAGGCGAAAATCCATATGTAAAATAAGAAAAAAACCTTGCGATCGCCATCTCTCCATGTGAGGAAACTCCAAAGAAATTATCCAGCTGCCCTAAGGCAATAATAATTGCAATACCCGAAGTAAATCCGGTGATTACCGATGAAGGTATAAATGAAATAATCCTTCCAAGCTTAAAAATCCCAGCTAAAACCAATAAAATGCCAGCCATAAAGCCGGCGATAAAAATCCCGTTTAATCCATATTTTTGTGCCAGCATAATAAGGATTGCTGTCATCGCACCAGTTGGTCCTGAAATCTGATAAGATGCACCAGAAAGTCCTCCAATTACAAAACCTCCAATAATTGCAGTTATCAGCCCTGCGGCCGCAGTTGCTCCGCTCCCCACTCCAAATGCCAAAGCTAATGGCAGAGCGACGGCTGCAACCGTTAACCCTGCCATTACATCTTTCAAAAATCTATGGGGATTATATCCCGTAAATTCTGTCCTTAATTGATCTATGTATCCTTTAAACAATTTCTTCCTCTTTCTTGACTTCTTCTGAATTTTCTTTTCTTTGTTTTCGAACCCTCCTCATATGCCCCCCAAGAATGATCACATTGACACCTTGCAACAAAAAGAAAACGCCTACTATCATGCTAATGGCAGCGGTCGCCACAATTGGACGCACAAATGAAACCATTCCTATCAGAACACTTAGCATTCCCCATAGCAAACCCCATTTCCACGAAGCAATACCGCGTTCCTTTAAATCGTAAGACGCCAGCATACGCAAAGTCCCTGAAAATAAAACCCACATTCCAAAAAATATGGGAATCATTGCATCGGTTACTAATTGATTGCTAATAACAACCAAGCCCAATACTGTAGTCACAAATCCATCCGCAAGCCTCCATTGTGTTACATCTCTTAGTTTTGCCTTTCGATCAAACCAAAATGAAGTAATGGAACTCATGCCAGAGAACAGCATAACGATTCCCAGCACAAAAGCAATTGATAAAAAAGTAGCACCTGGATTCATAAAACAAAAAATTCCGGCTGCTATTAATAGTATGCCAGACATTATCGTCAAAATTCTCATAAAATCCTCCTAATTTTCTTTTCCTTCCTAATTATAGTATCCAAACAAGACTTCGTCAACAACATCAAAAAAAAACATAATATTACATATGTTAATGATAGAATTAACATATGTTTAACAAAAAAGTTTGTTTTACTATAAGGAAAGAGTGGTATAATATATCATAGAATTTAAAAATGAAAGAAAAGGAGGAGAAATATGATTACTTATGAATTAATCAAAAACAACGAAGAAATAAATACCTATATTAAAAAGGGCAATGATCTTTTGGCCGCAATCGGTTTTACAGAACATGGATTTGCCCACGCAGGAAAAGTTTCGGAGAAAGCCGGAGAGATTTTAAAAATTCTTAACTATTCGGAACGTACAGTTGAATTAGCAAAAATAGCTGCTTATATGCACGATATTGGAAATTGTGTCAATCGTCACGATCATGCACAAAGCGGTGCGATTATGGCCTTTCGTATTTTGGATCGCTTAGGCTGTGACCCAGAAGAACTTGCTGACATTATCGGAGCAATCGGGAATCACGATGAAGGTACCGGTACTGCTTTCAGTCCGATTTCAGCCGCTCTAATCTTAGCTGATAAATCCGACGTCCGACGTTCACGCGTCCGTTATAAAAAGCGAAAAAAAGAAAGCTTGACTGATATTCATGACCGTGTTAATTACGCTGTAACAAACTCGATCCTTTCGGTAGAACCGGATGAAAAAAAGATCACACTTAACTTGAAAATTGACACAGAGATCAGTCCTGTCATGGAATATTTTGAAATTTTTCTAACCCGTATGCTTATGTGCATAAATGCAGCAGAGTACTTCGGACTACGTTTCGAGCTAAATATGAATGACATTAAACTTCTATAGAAACGTCTACCGGATGGCCGTGAAAACGGTAAATTCGATCAGCCATATTCTGTGCATCTTTCCAATCATGTGTTATTAAAACAATCGTTTGTTTTCTGTTTTTCTGCTGTTTTTTGATGTCTTCCTGAATTTTTTCTTTCAGTGCATCATCCAACCCTTTAAATGGTTCATCCATTAAAATCAATTCTGCATCATATGCAAGAGCTCTTGCAATTGCAACCCGGCGCTTCATCCCGCCGGAAAGTTCCTTCGGATAAGCCTTTGCATAATCTCGCATCTTTACAAGTTCCAGCACATCTCTTACCCTAATTTCCCTCTCCTTTTTTTGTAAAAAGGAATTTAAGACAAAAGAGATATTTTCTGAAACACTCAACCAAGGGAGCAGTCGATCTTC
Proteins encoded in this window:
- a CDS encoding NAD(P)/FAD-dependent oxidoreductase, coding for MLRIHEIKLDVMEPLSHLPDAIRRKLRCKELELSSWNIVKESLDARDKGNIKRVHSIDFELASIENKSFKNEEERRSAEETLLRKNKKIKLEPVVARQYEYVIPRICIDQNSNLDGGVDVKNRMTKRPLVVGFGPCGMFCALLLAQMGLRPLVLERGRAMEQRTEEVQRFWEDGKLDIHSNVQFGEGGAGAFSDGKLTTQIKDPRVRKVLEELVAAGSNRDILYKQKPHIGTDVLRKVVVNIREQILNLGGEIHFESQMTSFEKKNGRVSGVFVNQGEFIPSDFVVLALGHSARDTLQMLHESSVEMEQKPFSMGVRIEHPQSMIDESQYGKRYSEYRLGAADYKLSHHCRDGRGVYTFCMCPGGLVIAAASEEGGVVTNGMSYRSRDLENANSGLLVDVRTEDFESEHPLAGIYFQQKYERLAFELGGKNYHAPAQRVGDFLNDRMPSKDTGDVQNKIQPTYKPGVCWTDLRKCLPAFVTESIKEALPFLGRKIQGFDREDAVMTALESRSSSPVRILRNRKYMCNIEGIYPAGEGAGYAGGIVSAAVDGIKIAEEIARVYKEYKYDKTREVR
- a CDS encoding ACT domain-containing protein; the encoded protein is MRAVITVVGNDTVGILSKVSGICAEYNINVEDVTQSILQGVFAMIMMVDMSHCAVDIPTLKKSFEKAQEEMGVEIRLTRTEVFDAMHRI
- a CDS encoding histidinol-phosphatase HisJ family protein; this encodes MYYYDYHVHTTNSTDGKDTLMDVCQSAISKGVKEIAITDHFEPTQVNQEYVFYQPELFFKEIEEARQIFKGLLVIKYGVELGQPHIYPIYSEKLINEYPFDFVLASAHKIKGDVDFGDIDYTQANRSFYMQKYIDSLYELVQWGKFDCLAHFDLIKRYCARSGIKINLIEEYEEKITEILKEVIKKGKGIEVNTSGLRQYSAGLMPDWDILSLYKKLGGTHLTIGSDAHSAPEIGAGFQETVELLKKLGYKTVTLYKKRKPYEIAFSEYTNGKSA
- a CDS encoding PFL family protein, whose amino-acid sequence is MINTNDILETIHMINDESLDVRTVTMGISLLDCADEDPKKACEKIYNKITEKAKDLVPVVERISNEYGIPVVNKRISVTPISMLLASAKDANPVDYAIALDQAAKKVGVNFIGGFSALVHKGFSAGDQELISSIPEALSKTDFVCSSVNIGSTKSGINMDAVKIMGATIKRAAELTKDKQCLGAAKLVVFCNAPEDNPFMAGAFHGVGEPDCVIHVGVSGPGAVRAALEKNAKGCRTDEVAELIKRTAFKITRMGQLVGTLAAEALGVPFGIVDLSLAPTPAIGDSVANILEEIGLESCGCCGTTAALAMLNDAVKKGGVMASNHVGGLSGAFIPVSEDDGMIAAVRKGSLTMEKLEAMTAVCSVGIDMVIIPGDTSDAVISALIADEAAIGMVNSKTTAVRVIPAIGKKIGDELDFGGLLGYAPVMPISTYSPEVFINRGGRLPSPLQALKN
- a CDS encoding NAD(P)/FAD-dependent oxidoreductase → MQKEKKCRWKIMIVGGGASGMMAAIAAARSTGKGNEILLLEKNTLLGKKLLATGNGRCNFMNKYCTPYDLRGQEEVAAAHEKKEKIPFSFDILSQLDVSRTEEIFLQMGVLSREEAEGRIYPYSGQGAIIKEALEAEIQQLGICVRASSNVKNIRKNGDFFKVDIDDSTCFFSEKVILSTGGKAGLQYGSTGEGYVLAKEFGHHIVKPIPALVPLLCDKKSFGGCKGVRAKGKVRLLCEGAELAVDTGEIQFTEEGISGICVFNISRFVRFKSLDELASYEVEIDLFPNFSEAELLDILIEKQKRESEHSMSLFLKGLIHEKLAAALLNRSQIKKEEAVYRVTESKIKELTFLMKHWNLKLAGTKSFKEAQVTCGGISVEEIDPKTLESLLVPGLYFAGELIDVDGRCGGFNLQWAWSSGYGAGKAAAKE
- a CDS encoding cob(I)yrinic acid a,c-diamide adenosyltransferase is translated as MAIEKGYIQLYTGNGKGKTTAALGISLRSLCAGNKVFFGQFMKGKPYSELKAVNYFENLTMEQFGNDCFVGQEPEQRDFEDAQKGLNRMKQILSSDEYDMVVFDEINTALFFHLLKLEDVLETLDLKAENTEVILTGRYAPEELIARADLVTEMREIKHYYNAGIDARLGVEY
- a CDS encoding SulP family inorganic anion transporter, giving the protein MFKGYIDQLRTEFTGYNPHRFLKDVMAGLTVAAVALPLALAFGVGSGATAAAGLITAIIGGFVIGGLSGASYQISGPTGAMTAILIMLAQKYGLNGIFIAGFMAGILLVLAGIFKLGRIISFIPSSVITGFTSGIAIIIALGQLDNFFGVSSHGEMAIARFFSYFTYGFSPDLETLALGCIVIVVMLAWPKKWDAFFPSSLASLILVLLVNGFFQFKVAVVGEIPKTLFLPERLDIFQLPLNQFWDFFVPALSIAALAMIESLLCGASAGKLKNEKLNGDQELIAQGIGNMLIPIFGGVPATAAIARSSVAIKSGGQTRVCGIIHAIGLLLSMFLLTPVMSEIPLSALAGVLLVTAWRMNDWKNINYIFEHKFKWGMMKFFITMVATVALDLTQAIIIGVAFSSFFILIRLTDIDITISKVDNMRLQKIGIDIPAVPKQVQVAYLTGTIFFAVVEKLNQQLVQLKGTSVLILSMRGVPMMDLSGVQGLVETVRYLSEDGTQVMLTSVQPKVLELLKRGNLIEIIGENHLFHSAADAIVYANEEYIKEIMEGEVDYESVLEA
- a CDS encoding ABC transporter ATP-binding protein, encoding MDIEIKGLGKRFKENELYKDFNLSFSKGKTTAVIGPSGCGKTTLLRILSGLEDYECGSILGLPGEEKKNERISFVFQEDRLLPWLSVSENISFVLNSFLQKKEREIRVRDVLELVKMRDYAKAYPKELSGGMKRRVAIARALAYDAELILMDEPFKGLDDALKEKIQEDIKKQQKNRKQTIVLITHDWKDAQNMADRIYRFHGHPVDVSIEV
- a CDS encoding HdeD family acid-resistance protein, giving the protein MRILTIMSGILLIAAGIFCFMNPGATFLSIAFVLGIVMLFSGMSSITSFWFDRKAKLRDVTQWRLADGFVTTVLGLVVISNQLVTDAMIPIFFGMWVLFSGTLRMLASYDLKERGIASWKWGLLWGMLSVLIGMVSFVRPIVATAAISMIVGVFFLLQGVNVIILGGHMRRVRKQRKENSEEVKKEEEIV
- a CDS encoding metallophosphoesterase gives rise to the protein MFRFIKSILRILVLCIMVSVLVYTYARYLEPKMLQTKDITILSTQVQNQAENLTIVAFADTHFSEYYTCKDFQKVVTQINSLNPDLVFFLGDLIDNYDTYDDDTNEISKQLSSIEAKIGKLAIFGNHDYGGGSENYYETIMNDGGFHVLINEYYGLDDSGIGIIGIDDMLIGYGNSEIASYSRPDYFNLVLCHEPDVIDEILNYNVDLMLSGHTHGRQVDIPLFDSYILPPYGKKYPKGHYTFENERRTQLYVNSGLGTTKLPLRFLSPPEITHLLLQSETNED
- a CDS encoding HD domain-containing protein, translating into MITYELIKNNEEINTYIKKGNDLLAAIGFTEHGFAHAGKVSEKAGEILKILNYSERTVELAKIAAYMHDIGNCVNRHDHAQSGAIMAFRILDRLGCDPEELADIIGAIGNHDEGTGTAFSPISAALILADKSDVRRSRVRYKKRKKESLTDIHDRVNYAVTNSILSVEPDEKKITLNLKIDTEISPVMEYFEIFLTRMLMCINAAEYFGLRFELNMNDIKLL